tcctcttttcctcctcctcctcctcctcctctgggatCGTTGCTAATTTGGGATCTCTCGTGCTCCAACAAATCATTATCATcaaatttcagattaaaaattaaaaaaaacccaaacaaccccccaaaaaaaacccagaaggaGAAGAACAAACCCAACTTTTCATGCGGGAGACAAaaaaggggctggggagggagcgGAGCCGCCGCTTCCCTGCCCCCGGGAAGGTTTCCCTGGGAACAGTTTCCCCAAAATTCGCCTCCTGAGCAGGAGCTCAGACCCCGCTCCAGCGGCCTCAGGTTCGGAGGGACCCGCCACAATGGAGCCCAGCGCATAAAATcggaatttttaaattattttttcccatttctcccccTTTTGCAAAGAGGAATCTGCAGCCTGGGgtttttgtagggttttttgtttgggtttcttttcttttcgggattttttgtggggtttttttttggttttttttttttttttggaaagcacCGCGGGACAGTTGCTAAACGCCAAAGGAACCTTGGGATTTAAAGTTGGAAATAAAGTTTAGCAGCTCCGAGGTGTGAGAGAGAATTCCCTTTTTATCCCTCTattatttcccattttaaaaatttattttcccctccctaattttatttttcttcttttttttccttttttggggtattttttccaaatttttattttccttttcttttcttttttttttctttttttttttttctcctgttttttttttttttctttttaccttttttttcccttttaacaaAGAATtcgaatggaaaaaaaaaaagacacgaAGTGAATAAAGACGATGTgcgagtaaaaaaaaaaaaggaaaaaaaagaagaatacaACTCTCTCCTAACTCTCTTTTTCTCCACCGCTGTTACTGTGGACGCCAGCtaataaatacaattaattaGCAATTAATTAATAAGCTGCAGGATGAATTGTGGCCGAGGCGATGACTTCGAACAAGCCGCCTAGAAGGAACATTTTTCAcgctttattaaaaatattcctccACACACCCATCCCAGAGGAATCCACATTTGGGAAGGCGCAGCGACCTCTTcaaccaacccaaaaaaccatCGAAAAATCCATTTAAACCGCGGAAACAAAGCGGAGGCGCCCGCGCTGCCGCCACCTCGGAACCACggtgatttggggtttttatttggggCTTTTCGAGGGGGGAACAGCGGTGCGGGGGGGTCCCCATTGTGTGCgcggggtttggggagggggcgcgggggaaatttggggttcgGGGACACCCGATGGAGCCGGGGGCGTtcccgggggtgtccccggAGGGGACGCggccccccccgcgccccccgagCTTTGTCCGCTCCAGCTCTCGGTTGATTTACAccgacccccccccccccccccccccaaaaaagggatTATTTGGGAGGCGGAGGTGGgtgcggggccggcccgggcgATGAGAGATGTTTgacttcttaatttttttctcttttttttcctcgcCGGGGAGGGGGCAGACGAGGAGCCGAGCCCCGGAGCAGGAATTGGGTGTTCGGGAGATGTTGCCAATCCTCAACCGGAGCGTTTGAAAGAGAGAtcggatttttggggttttttttgggtttttttcccctcttttccttgttttttttcacctccCCTCCCCCTCTGGCCCCTCTCCGGAGGGATGTGTGTGATCAGCGAGTGGAAACACAAATGTCctgattttcctgattttccctgcccctctttGAAAGggacaaagtgaaaaaaacagcaaaaaacaacCTCGGAAAAATGTTCCTGACCTGCGAGGGGACCTTGGGGATCGCTCCGGCCACCATGGACTACAACGTGCAAGCCCGGCCGGGCCATTTCCACGCTGGCTACCAACAGATCGAAGGCATCAACTTGGGCTACTTACAGATCAACGGCACCCAGATGTTCGCGCTGGCCCAGGTGCTCAGCGACCTGTTCAAGGACATCCCCAGGACCACCATCAGCAAGAAGATGGAAACCTTAAAGATCAAGAGCCGTCGCTGCGACCTGGCCGAGCTGCGGACCCTCAAGGCCATCAACTCGGTGCCCACGCGCGCCGTGAAGTGCTCGCTCATCTCCAAGGCGGACCTGGAGGCTCTCTGCACCTCCTGCAAGAGCCTCCGccggaggaaaaggaggaggaagagcaggagaagggagcagctgctgctgccgggcCCCGGGGAGTTCTTCCCCTGcccgcggcccccgccctgCAGAGCCGGCGGCTGCTGCGGTGCCCCCGGCCGGGCCATGCCGCCCCCCGGCccgcagcagctccagcccgcCCGGGGGGGGCtctttgggggggtcctggccGGCTGCCCCCGAGAGCTGGCGCTGCTGGGCCCCGCGGCCGCGCAGCCCTGCGCGCTCCCAGGGCCCGCGGGCCGGCACCGGCGGGCCCCGGGCTGCCCCCGGGGGCTCCTCCCGCTCGGAGCGGGGCCCGCGGCCGCCAGGAAGGGCCGGTGCCGCGGCTTCCCCGCCTCCAAGCGCCAGGGCACGTCCGCCGGCTACTCCAGCGACTCGGACTCCAGCCTGGACCTCGCCGCGTCCAGCCCCGCCACCTCCAGCGACTcctcggaggaggaggaggaggaggaggaggaagaggaggaggaagaggaggaaggggacAGCTCGTGCAGCAGCGAGGAGGGCAGCTCCTCGGAGTCGGAGAGCAGCTCGCTGTGCAGCGGGGACTCGGTGCAGAGCACGCGGTACCGGCAGGCGGCCCTGCCCCGCTTCCAGGCCCCCCGGGAGCCGCTCGGGGAGGAGCGGCCGGCGGAGCCCCCGCCGAGCAAAGCGCTGCGCCCCGACCCCgagctcctcttcctctcgCAGCACCTCTGGGCCCGCACCCTGCGAGCGTCAACTTTGGAAAGTTTGAGCGCGGCCGCAGCGCCGGGGGCTCAGCCGGGGCTGTACGCGAGGCACGAGGCctcccctgcctcctcctcctcctcctcttcctcttcctcctcttcctcctcctcctcctcctcctcctcctcgccccCTCCCTCCCCGAGCAGCAGTATCCCCGGGGGCGCCCCGCCACAAAAGGAGCGCGGCTTTGGGGACGCCGGAGGGAAGGATTTGCACAAAGACGCCTCGAACAAAAGCTCCTCGTTAGAGCGGCCCAGCGGAGCCTCCCCGGGGCCGGCGCCTTCCCCCGAACCGGCCCCGGAGCTGCGGGCGAGCCCCGCTGCCCTCGGCGAGCCCCGGCCGGAGCATTTCGACCGCTTGATCCGCCAGTCCAAGCTGTGGTGCTACGCCAAGGGATTCAACGTGGACGGGAAAGGTTTGCGGCACGGCCGGGGCAGCCCGGAGCCCTGGAGGGGAGCGGAGCTGCGGTTCCAACCCCGCGGAGGAACCGGGAGCCCCGCGGCGCTGCGGAGCCGCCAGGACGGCAACGCCA
The DNA window shown above is from Molothrus aeneus isolate 106 chromosome 28, BPBGC_Maene_1.0, whole genome shotgun sequence and carries:
- the EPOP gene encoding elongin BC and Polycomb repressive complex 2-associated protein produces the protein MFLTCEGTLGIAPATMDYNVQARPGHFHAGYQQIEGINLGYLQINGTQMFALAQVLSDLFKDIPRTTISKKMETLKIKSRRCDLAELRTLKAINSVPTRAVKCSLISKADLEALCTSCKSLRRRKRRRKSRRREQLLLPGPGEFFPCPRPPPCRAGGCCGAPGRAMPPPGPQQLQPARGGLFGGVLAGCPRELALLGPAAAQPCALPGPAGRHRRAPGCPRGLLPLGAGPAAARKGRCRGFPASKRQGTSAGYSSDSDSSLDLAASSPATSSDSSEEEEEEEEEEEEEEEEGDSSCSSEEGSSSESESSSLCSGDSVQSTRYRQAALPRFQAPREPLGEERPAEPPPSKALRPDPELLFLSQHLWARTLRASTLESLSAAAAPGAQPGLYARHEASPASSSSSSSSSSSSSSSSSSSSSPPPSPSSSIPGGAPPQKERGFGDAGGKDLHKDASNKSSSLERPSGASPGPAPSPEPAPELRASPAALGEPRPEHFDRLIRQSKLWCYAKGFNVDGKGLRHGRGSPEPWRGAELRFQPRGGTGSPAALRSRQDGNAKRRRLARVTERQRGPSKARPPKTPRRNSRKGNAPCKASPPRNSFSLMGNFPCTPSLVVGEDGDLCPASSLGGKNSWALSKTHPLWRWHLGGSAIPVPPSLKFRGCASLEDP